In a single window of the Pseudomonas entomophila genome:
- a CDS encoding sulfate ABC transporter substrate-binding protein — translation MKKLFSASLLAAGLALGNLAQAAPTLLNVSYDVMRDFYKDYNPAFQKHWEKEHNEKVNVQMSFGGSSKQARAVIDGLPADVITMNMATDINALADNGKLVPDNWVTRLPNNSAPFTSATVFIVRKGNPKALKDWPDLLKDGVQVIVPNPKTSGNGRYTYLSAWGYVLKQGGDESKARDFVGKLFKQAPVLDTGGRAATTTFMTNQIGDVLVTFENEAEMIAREFGRDQFEVIYPSVSAEAEPPVSVVDKVVAKKGTQAVAEAYLKYLWSPEAQEIAANNYLRPRDATVLAKYTDRFPKVDFLSVEKTFGDWRTVQKTHFNDGGVFDQIYTDK, via the coding sequence GTGAAAAAACTTTTCAGCGCCTCGCTGCTGGCCGCGGGCCTGGCCCTGGGCAACCTCGCCCAGGCCGCCCCCACCCTGCTCAACGTCTCCTACGACGTGATGCGCGACTTCTACAAGGACTACAACCCGGCCTTCCAGAAACACTGGGAAAAAGAGCACAACGAGAAGGTCAATGTGCAGATGTCCTTTGGTGGCTCGAGCAAGCAGGCGCGCGCGGTGATCGATGGCCTGCCGGCCGACGTGATCACCATGAACATGGCCACCGACATCAACGCCCTGGCCGACAATGGCAAGCTGGTGCCAGACAACTGGGTGACGCGCCTGCCGAACAACAGCGCACCGTTCACTTCGGCCACCGTGTTCATCGTGCGCAAGGGCAACCCCAAGGCGCTGAAGGACTGGCCCGACCTGCTCAAGGACGGCGTGCAGGTGATCGTGCCCAACCCCAAGACCTCGGGTAACGGCCGCTACACCTACCTGTCGGCCTGGGGCTACGTGCTCAAGCAGGGCGGTGACGAAAGCAAGGCCCGCGACTTCGTCGGCAAGCTGTTCAAGCAAGCGCCCGTGCTGGACACCGGCGGCCGCGCCGCCACCACCACCTTCATGACCAACCAGATCGGCGACGTGCTGGTGACCTTCGAGAACGAAGCCGAGATGATCGCCCGCGAGTTCGGCCGCGACCAGTTCGAAGTGATCTACCCGAGCGTGTCGGCCGAAGCCGAGCCGCCGGTGAGCGTGGTCGACAAGGTGGTGGCGAAGAAAGGCACCCAGGCCGTGGCCGAGGCGTACCTGAAGTACCTGTGGTCGCCCGAAGCCCAGGAGATCGCCGCCAACAACTACCTGCGCCCGCGTGACGCCACGGTGCTGGCCAAATACACCGACCGCTTCCCGAAAGTCGACTTCCTGTCGGTGGAGAAAACCTTCGGTGACTGGCGCACCGTGCAGAAGACCCACTTCAACGATGGTGGCGTGTTCGACCAGATCTACACCGACAAGTAA
- a CDS encoding Lrp/AsnC family transcriptional regulator: MTDAIDQLLINALMEDSRRSLKALAQISGLSAPSVSERLRRLEERGVLCGYTVEVDARSFGYQLQAIVRIRPLPGQLQEVERQIVAIPEFTECDKVTGEDCFIARLHVRSMEQLDTLLDRLNVLAETNTAIIKKSPVKRRLPPMA; the protein is encoded by the coding sequence ATGACCGACGCTATCGACCAACTGCTGATCAATGCTCTGATGGAAGACTCGCGCCGCTCGCTGAAGGCCCTGGCCCAGATCAGCGGGCTGTCCGCGCCCAGCGTCAGCGAGCGCTTGCGCCGCCTGGAGGAACGCGGCGTGCTGTGCGGCTACACCGTGGAGGTCGATGCCCGTAGCTTCGGTTACCAGTTGCAGGCCATCGTGCGCATCCGCCCGCTGCCTGGGCAGTTGCAGGAGGTGGAACGGCAAATCGTCGCCATTCCCGAGTTCACCGAGTGCGACAAGGTCACCGGCGAGGATTGCTTCATCGCCCGCCTGCATGTGCGCTCGATGGAACAACTGGACACCCTGCTCGATCGCCTCAATGTACTGGCCGAAACCAATACGGCAATCATCAAGAAGTCCCCGGTGAAACGGCGCCTGCCGCCGATGGCGTGA
- a CDS encoding D-amino acid dehydrogenase, which yields MSQRVTVIGGGVVGLATAYALVREGLSVDLIEARDSLASATSFANGGQLSYRYVAPLADAGVPWQALGWLLQGDSPLRLRLRMDPAQWRWLAAFVLACRRTTNQRNAGHLLNLALESQAALARWREDDGLEGFAWRRNGKLVAFRTPKAFAHGRGHLLDPQSQQVLAAVDLRKLDPALADVPFIGGVFTPDEEVADCHLFCQRLAERLRASGLCRILLGSHVSRVITRDDRVVGLALGGEQLDVERLVLCAGHRSPGLRLPGLTLPVYPLKGYSLSAPITAAHRAPEVSITDYERKIVYARLDQKLRVAAMVDIVGYDESVDAGRLRSMRRLAGETLPGAADYSQAVEWAGMRPATPTGVPIIGATVYRNLWVNLGHGALGFTLACGSGERLARMLC from the coding sequence ATGAGCCAGCGGGTGACAGTGATCGGTGGAGGGGTGGTCGGCCTGGCGACAGCCTACGCATTGGTGCGCGAAGGGCTGTCGGTCGACCTGATCGAGGCACGCGACAGCCTGGCCAGTGCCACCAGCTTCGCCAATGGCGGGCAGTTGTCCTATCGCTACGTGGCGCCGCTGGCCGATGCGGGCGTGCCCTGGCAGGCGCTTGGCTGGTTGTTGCAGGGTGATTCGCCGCTGCGCTTGCGGCTACGCATGGACCCTGCGCAGTGGCGATGGTTGGCGGCTTTTGTACTCGCGTGCCGACGTACCACAAACCAGCGCAATGCGGGCCATCTGCTGAACCTGGCCCTGGAAAGCCAGGCAGCCCTGGCGCGTTGGCGCGAAGACGATGGCCTGGAGGGCTTTGCCTGGCGGCGCAACGGCAAGCTGGTTGCCTTTCGTACACCAAAGGCCTTCGCCCACGGACGTGGTCATTTGCTTGACCCGCAGAGCCAGCAGGTACTGGCCGCTGTCGATCTGCGCAAGCTGGACCCGGCGTTGGCCGATGTGCCTTTTATCGGTGGGGTGTTCACGCCCGACGAGGAAGTCGCTGATTGCCACTTGTTCTGCCAGCGTCTGGCCGAGCGTCTGCGGGCGTCCGGTCTGTGCCGAATCTTGTTGGGCAGCCACGTTTCTCGGGTGATCACGCGTGATGACAGGGTGGTCGGGCTGGCGCTTGGGGGGGAACAACTGGATGTCGAACGCCTGGTGCTGTGCGCCGGTCACCGCAGCCCGGGGCTGCGGTTACCCGGGCTGACGCTGCCAGTCTACCCACTGAAAGGCTACAGCCTGAGTGCCCCCATCACTGCCGCGCACCGGGCGCCGGAAGTCAGCATCACCGACTACGAACGCAAGATCGTCTATGCACGGCTTGACCAGAAACTGCGGGTGGCGGCGATGGTGGACATCGTCGGCTACGACGAATCGGTGGATGCTGGCCGGCTGCGCAGCATGCGCCGGCTGGCGGGCGAGACGTTGCCGGGAGCCGCGGATTACAGCCAGGCAGTGGAATGGGCTGGGATGCGGCCGGCGACGCCGACCGGGGTGCCAATCATCGGTGCCACGGTGTACCGCAACCTGTGGGTGAACCTGGGGCATGGGGCGCTGGGGTTCACCCTGGCATGCGGCAGTGGCGAGCGATTGGCCAGGATGTTGTGTTGA
- a CDS encoding aspartate/glutamate racemase family protein, which produces MRILIANVNTTEAITEAIAEQARSVAAPGTEIVGLTPWFGAESVEGNFESYLAAIAVMDRVLAYEGPYDAVIQAGYGEHGREGLQELLDVPVVDITDAAASTALYLGHAYSVVTTLDRTVPLIEDRLRLSGLYERCASVRASGLAVLELEADPRRAVEAIVEQAERAVREDKAEVICLGCGGMAGLDEQIRQRTGVPVVDGVSAAVTITESLVRMGLSTSKVRTYATPRAKKVVGWPMRFGR; this is translated from the coding sequence ATGCGTATTCTGATTGCCAACGTCAACACCACCGAAGCCATCACCGAGGCCATCGCCGAGCAGGCGCGCAGCGTCGCCGCGCCCGGAACCGAGATCGTCGGCCTGACCCCCTGGTTCGGGGCCGAGTCGGTCGAGGGCAACTTCGAGAGCTACCTGGCCGCCATTGCCGTGATGGACCGGGTGCTGGCCTATGAAGGTCCCTACGACGCCGTGATCCAGGCCGGCTACGGTGAGCACGGCCGCGAGGGCCTGCAAGAGTTGCTCGACGTACCGGTGGTGGACATCACCGATGCAGCCGCCAGCACCGCCCTGTACCTGGGGCACGCCTACTCGGTGGTGACAACCCTGGACCGCACCGTGCCGTTGATCGAGGACCGTCTGCGGCTGTCCGGCCTGTACGAGCGTTGCGCCTCGGTGCGCGCCAGCGGGCTGGCGGTACTCGAACTCGAGGCCGACCCACGGCGCGCAGTGGAAGCCATCGTCGAACAGGCCGAGCGCGCCGTGCGCGAGGACAAGGCCGAGGTGATCTGCCTGGGTTGTGGCGGGATGGCCGGGCTCGATGAGCAGATTCGCCAGCGCACCGGGGTGCCGGTGGTCGATGGCGTGAGTGCGGCGGTGACTATCACCGAATCGCTGGTGCGGATGGGGTTGAGCACGTCAAAGGTGCGCACCTACGCCACGCCACGGGCGAAGAAAGTGGTGGGCTGGCCGATGCGCTTCGGGCGTTGA
- a CDS encoding class I SAM-dependent methyltransferase, producing the protein MTSAIATLSQHLLAALDPAPQETRRLFHGRGRCWPGLEQITVDWLDGVLLVALFREPPEGQLAELEEMLKALAQGPQWTGQAILLQHRYLPDSPGQWLLGEPCQQREVVEDGLRYLLDLGVRQNNGLFLDMRYGRRWVREQAAGKRVLNLFAYTCGFSVAAIAGGAEQVVNLDMAKSALSRGRDNHRLNGHDASRVAYLGHELFKSWGKVRKYGPYDLIIIDPPTFQRGSFVLTQDYSKILRRLPELLSEGGTVLACVNDPGIGPQFLIEGMAEQAPGLVFVERLENPPEFPDADPEGGLKALVFRSQA; encoded by the coding sequence ATGACCTCAGCCATCGCCACCCTATCACAGCACCTGCTCGCTGCCCTCGATCCCGCGCCCCAGGAAACCCGCCGCCTGTTCCATGGCCGTGGCCGTTGCTGGCCGGGGCTGGAACAGATCACCGTCGACTGGTTGGATGGCGTGCTGTTGGTGGCGCTGTTCCGCGAACCGCCCGAAGGCCAGTTGGCCGAACTGGAGGAAATGCTCAAGGCCCTGGCGCAAGGCCCGCAGTGGACTGGCCAGGCCATTCTCCTGCAGCACCGCTACCTGCCCGACAGCCCCGGCCAATGGCTGCTGGGCGAGCCGTGCCAGCAGCGCGAGGTGGTCGAGGATGGGCTTAGGTACCTGCTCGACCTCGGCGTGCGGCAGAACAACGGCCTGTTCCTCGACATGCGCTATGGCCGTCGCTGGGTGCGCGAGCAGGCGGCGGGCAAGCGGGTGCTCAACCTGTTCGCCTACACCTGCGGTTTCTCTGTGGCGGCGATTGCTGGCGGCGCCGAGCAGGTAGTCAACCTGGACATGGCCAAGTCGGCGTTGTCCCGTGGCCGCGACAATCACAGGCTCAACGGCCATGACGCCTCGCGGGTCGCCTACCTGGGGCATGAGCTGTTCAAGTCGTGGGGCAAGGTGCGCAAGTATGGGCCGTATGACCTGATCATCATCGACCCGCCGACCTTCCAGCGTGGCAGCTTCGTGCTGACCCAGGACTACAGCAAGATCCTGCGGCGGTTGCCGGAGTTGTTGAGCGAGGGCGGGACGGTGCTGGCCTGTGTCAACGACCCGGGGATCGGGCCGCAGTTCCTGATCGAGGGCATGGCCGAGCAGGCGCCGGGGTTGGTGTTCGTCGAGCGGTTGGAGAACCCGCCGGAGTTTCCGGATGCCGACCCCGAGGGTGGGTTGAAGGCGTTGGTGTTCCGTTCGCAGGCTTGA
- a CDS encoding urea transporter, translating to MYTKNFVNPCPDWATALLNGFSQVLLLRNPLCGLCCLLAILLTAPDLVGGALLGALAGLLTAQRRGYDRADRQAGLYCYNGVLIGLLISAVLPWSAILPPLIIAAGGLSSMLTHQWRKHGGKLLVAYTAPFVLLGWITLLMATPTANGYVEADPMYALLRGVGQIFLLDKPIAGLLIVAGMYFANPYAATWAVIGSAIGGGVALLAGEAQGAWLGLYGFNAALAALAFSRQGEKPWVTLLAIACALLLQALFNWLPIAGLTAPFVTACWLMHLGNYLLHLSQRRNAPRLHS from the coding sequence ATGTACACCAAGAATTTCGTCAACCCGTGCCCCGACTGGGCCACGGCGCTGCTCAACGGCTTCAGCCAGGTGCTGCTGCTGCGCAACCCGTTGTGCGGCCTGTGCTGCCTGCTGGCCATCCTGCTGACCGCCCCCGACCTGGTCGGCGGCGCCCTGCTCGGCGCCCTCGCCGGCCTGCTCACCGCCCAGCGCCGTGGCTACGACCGTGCTGACCGCCAGGCCGGGCTGTACTGCTACAACGGCGTGCTGATCGGCCTGCTGATCAGCGCCGTGCTGCCCTGGTCGGCGATCCTGCCGCCACTGATCATCGCCGCCGGCGGCCTGTCGAGCATGCTCACCCACCAATGGCGCAAGCACGGCGGCAAGCTGCTGGTCGCCTACACCGCGCCCTTCGTGCTCCTGGGGTGGATCACCCTGCTGATGGCGACACCCACAGCCAACGGCTACGTCGAGGCCGACCCGATGTATGCTCTGCTGCGTGGCGTGGGGCAGATTTTCCTGCTCGACAAGCCCATAGCCGGCTTGCTGATCGTCGCCGGTATGTACTTCGCCAACCCGTATGCCGCCACCTGGGCGGTGATCGGCTCGGCGATCGGCGGCGGCGTCGCGCTGTTGGCCGGTGAAGCCCAGGGCGCCTGGCTGGGCCTGTACGGCTTCAACGCGGCACTGGCCGCGCTGGCCTTCAGTCGCCAGGGCGAAAAGCCCTGGGTGACCCTGCTGGCGATTGCCTGCGCGCTGCTGCTGCAAGCGCTGTTCAACTGGTTGCCGATCGCCGGGCTGACCGCACCGTTCGTGACCGCCTGTTGGTTGATGCACCTGGGCAACTACCTGCTGCACCTCAGCCAGCGCCGCAACGCGCCTCGCTTGCACAGCTGA
- a CDS encoding NCS1 family nucleobase:cation symporter-1, with protein sequence MSSSLDLAPELSVASTHPAPTPLEGHPTDLELSPRLHNRDLAPTKLEGRRWGGYSIFALWTNDVHNIANYSFAMGLFALGLGGWQILLSLAIGAALVYCFMNLSGYMGQKTGVPFPVISRIAFGIHGAQIPALIRAVIAIAWFGIQTYLASVVLRVLLTAVWPQVAAYDHDSILGLSSLGWVCFVGIWLVQLVILAYGMEMVRRYEAFAGPVILLTVASLAVFMYVKADARIAWSVTEPLSGYEMWRNIFAGGALWLAIYGTLVLNFCDFARSAPCRKTIRVGNFWGLPVNILVFAAITVVLCGAQFQINGQIIDSPTQIVASVPNTAFLVLGCLAFLIVTVAVNIMANFVAPAFVLSNLAPRHLNFRRAGLISATLAVVILPWNLYNSPLVIVYFLSGLGALLGPLYGVIMADYWLLRRGRINVPELYSENPAGAYHYTRGINLRAVAAFIPAALLAIILALVPNFHGVAPFSWLIGAGIAAAVYLLITPRHGQYADVSGESIAVDHSSH encoded by the coding sequence ATGAGTAGCAGCCTCGACCTTGCCCCTGAACTTTCCGTTGCCAGCACCCACCCCGCCCCCACCCCACTCGAAGGCCACCCGACCGACCTCGAGCTGAGCCCCCGTCTGCACAACCGCGACCTCGCCCCGACCAAGCTCGAAGGCCGGCGCTGGGGTGGCTACAGCATCTTCGCGCTGTGGACCAACGACGTGCACAACATTGCCAACTACTCCTTCGCCATGGGCTTGTTCGCCCTGGGGCTTGGCGGTTGGCAGATCCTCCTGTCCCTGGCGATCGGCGCGGCGCTGGTGTACTGCTTCATGAACCTGTCCGGCTACATGGGGCAGAAGACCGGCGTGCCGTTCCCGGTGATCAGCCGCATCGCCTTCGGCATCCACGGCGCGCAGATCCCGGCACTGATCCGCGCCGTGATCGCCATCGCCTGGTTCGGTATCCAGACCTACCTCGCCTCGGTGGTGCTGCGCGTGCTGCTGACCGCCGTGTGGCCACAGGTGGCCGCCTATGACCATGACAGCATCCTCGGGCTGTCGAGCCTGGGCTGGGTGTGCTTCGTGGGCATCTGGCTGGTGCAACTGGTGATCCTCGCCTACGGCATGGAAATGGTGCGCCGCTATGAAGCGTTCGCCGGCCCGGTGATCCTGCTCACGGTAGCCAGCCTGGCGGTGTTCATGTACGTCAAGGCCGACGCGCGCATCGCCTGGTCGGTGACCGAACCACTGAGCGGCTACGAGATGTGGCGCAACATCTTCGCCGGTGGCGCCCTGTGGCTGGCGATCTACGGCACACTGGTGCTCAACTTCTGCGACTTCGCCCGCTCGGCGCCATGCCGCAAGACCATCCGCGTGGGCAATTTCTGGGGCCTGCCGGTAAACATTCTGGTGTTCGCCGCGATCACCGTGGTGCTGTGCGGCGCGCAGTTCCAGATCAACGGCCAGATCATCGACAGCCCCACGCAGATCGTCGCCAGCGTCCCCAACACCGCCTTCCTGGTGCTGGGCTGCCTGGCCTTCCTGATCGTCACCGTGGCGGTGAACATCATGGCCAACTTCGTCGCCCCAGCCTTCGTGCTGAGCAACCTGGCGCCGCGCCACCTGAACTTCCGCCGCGCTGGCCTGATCAGCGCCACCCTGGCGGTGGTAATCCTGCCGTGGAACCTCTACAACAGCCCGCTGGTGATCGTGTACTTCCTCTCAGGCCTCGGCGCCCTGCTAGGCCCGCTGTACGGCGTGATCATGGCCGACTACTGGCTGCTGCGCCGGGGCCGCATCAACGTGCCCGAGCTGTACAGCGAGAACCCCGCCGGCGCCTACCACTACACCCGCGGCATCAACCTGCGCGCGGTGGCGGCTTTCATACCCGCCGCCCTGCTGGCCATCATCCTGGCCCTGGTGCCCAACTTCCACGGCGTGGCGCCGTTCTCGTGGCTGATCGGGGCTGGCATCGCCGCGGCCGTTTACCTACTGATCACGCCACGTCACGGCCAGTACGCCGATGTCAGTGGCGAGTCAATCGCCGTCGACCACAGCAGCCACTGA
- a CDS encoding ion transporter, producing MDNPSSLRERLYIIVFQTDTVAGRRFDKILLLIILASLVTVILDSIDDVHRNYAGLLAGIEWGFTAIFLAEYITRLYCSPKPLRYAFSFYGLVDLLAIVPGIIALYYSDAQYLLMIRVIRMLRIFRVLKLSPYLKQAHYLLAALQGSKQKIIVFLVSVSTLVTVFGTLMYVIEGPEHGFTSIPKGIYWAIVTLTTVGFGDIVPKTPLGQVLSSLVMITGYSIIAVPTGIFTAELANALRGEQLQHDCPTCAKHHHEHGAAFCSRCGNALFPKQ from the coding sequence ATGGACAACCCTTCGAGCCTGCGCGAGCGGCTCTACATCATCGTCTTCCAGACCGACACCGTCGCTGGAAGACGCTTCGACAAGATCCTCCTGCTGATCATCCTGGCCAGCCTGGTCACGGTGATCCTCGACAGCATCGACGATGTGCACCGCAACTACGCCGGGCTGCTGGCGGGTATCGAATGGGGGTTCACGGCAATCTTCCTGGCCGAGTACATCACCCGCCTGTACTGCTCGCCCAAACCGCTGCGCTACGCCTTCAGCTTCTATGGGCTGGTGGACCTGCTGGCCATCGTGCCGGGCATCATCGCCCTGTACTACAGCGACGCCCAGTACCTGCTGATGATCCGCGTGATTCGCATGCTGCGGATCTTCCGCGTGCTCAAGCTCAGCCCTTACCTGAAACAGGCGCATTACCTGCTGGCGGCGCTGCAGGGCAGCAAGCAGAAGATCATCGTGTTCCTGGTCAGCGTGTCGACCCTGGTCACCGTGTTCGGCACGCTGATGTATGTGATCGAAGGGCCGGAACATGGCTTCACCAGCATCCCCAAGGGCATCTACTGGGCCATCGTCACCCTGACCACCGTGGGCTTCGGCGACATCGTGCCGAAGACACCGCTGGGGCAGGTGCTGTCGTCACTGGTGATGATCACTGGCTACTCGATCATCGCCGTGCCCACCGGCATCTTCACCGCCGAACTGGCCAATGCCCTGCGCGGCGAACAGCTGCAGCACGACTGCCCGACCTGCGCCAAGCATCACCACGAACATGGCGCAGCGTTCTGTTCGCGTTGTGGTAATGCGTTATTTCCAAAGCAGTGA
- the pyk gene encoding pyruvate kinase, with the protein MTPDKKVKILATLGPAIKGIDDIRQLVEAGVNIFRLNFSHGEHADHALRYQWIREVEQQLNYPLGILMDLQGPKLRVGRFAESKVQLQRGQALRLDLDKAPGDSRRVNLPHPEIIAALEPGMDLLLDDGKLRLRVTAKHSDAIDTEVLAGGELSDRKGVNVPQAVLDLSPLTEKDRRDLTFGLELGVDWVALSFVQRPEDILEARQLIGDRAYLMAKIEKPSAVEQLQAIAELSDAIMVARGDLGVEVPAESVPQIQKRIIGTCRQLGKPVVVATQMLESMRFSPAPTRAEVTDVANAVAEGADAVMLSAETASGDYPLEAVQMMSKIIRQVENGPDYQAQLDVGRPKAEATVSDAISCAIRRISGILPVAVLVNYSESGASTLRAARERPRAPILNLTPNLNTARRLSVTWGVHSVVNDRLRQVDEVVSTALEIAQAQGMASRGDTLLITAGVPFGKPGSTNTLRIETLV; encoded by the coding sequence GCCACGGCGAACACGCCGACCACGCCCTGCGCTACCAGTGGATCCGCGAAGTCGAGCAGCAGCTCAACTATCCATTGGGCATTCTCATGGACTTGCAGGGCCCGAAACTGCGCGTCGGCCGCTTCGCCGAAAGCAAGGTGCAACTGCAACGCGGCCAGGCCCTGCGCCTGGACCTGGACAAGGCCCCGGGCGACAGCCGCCGGGTCAACCTGCCACACCCGGAAATCATCGCCGCGCTGGAGCCCGGCATGGACCTGCTGCTGGACGACGGCAAGCTGCGTCTGCGGGTGACCGCCAAGCACAGCGACGCCATCGATACCGAAGTGCTGGCCGGTGGCGAGCTGTCCGACCGCAAGGGGGTCAACGTGCCCCAGGCGGTGCTGGACCTCTCCCCGCTCACCGAGAAGGACCGCCGCGACCTGACGTTCGGCCTGGAACTGGGCGTTGACTGGGTGGCCCTGTCGTTCGTGCAGCGCCCCGAAGACATCCTCGAGGCCCGCCAACTGATCGGCGACCGCGCCTACCTGATGGCCAAGATCGAGAAGCCTTCGGCGGTCGAGCAACTGCAAGCCATCGCCGAGTTGTCCGACGCGATCATGGTCGCCCGTGGCGACCTGGGCGTGGAAGTGCCCGCCGAAAGCGTGCCGCAGATCCAGAAGCGCATCATCGGCACCTGCCGCCAGCTGGGCAAACCTGTGGTGGTGGCCACCCAGATGCTCGAGTCGATGCGCTTCTCCCCGGCCCCGACCCGCGCCGAAGTCACCGACGTGGCCAACGCCGTGGCCGAAGGCGCGGACGCGGTGATGCTGTCGGCCGAAACGGCTTCGGGCGACTACCCGCTGGAAGCGGTGCAGATGATGAGCAAGATCATCCGCCAGGTGGAGAACGGCCCGGACTACCAGGCCCAGCTCGACGTCGGCCGGCCCAAGGCCGAGGCGACGGTGTCCGACGCCATCAGCTGCGCGATCCGCCGTATCAGCGGCATCCTGCCGGTGGCGGTGCTGGTCAACTACAGCGAGTCGGGGGCTTCGACCCTGCGCGCCGCCCGCGAGCGGCCACGGGCGCCGATCCTCAACCTGACGCCGAACCTGAACACCGCACGCCGCCTGAGCGTGACCTGGGGCGTGCATTCGGTGGTCAACGACCGCCTGCGCCAGGTCGACGAGGTGGTCTCCACGGCGCTGGAGATCGCCCAGGCGCAAGGCATGGCCAGCCGTGGCGACACGCTGCTGATCACCGCCGGTGTGCCTTTCGGCAAACCGGGTTCGACTAATACGCTGCGGATCGAGACGTTGGTCTGA
- a CDS encoding DMT family transporter, giving the protein MDNSLRRGTLEMVAAMLISGTIGWFVLVSGQPVLEVVFWRCVFGAGTLLLICAAMGLLKPGVLTRATFLLAVASGVAIVGNWVLLFASYSRASIAIGTAVYNVQPFLLVGLAALFLGEKITLPKLTWLSVAFLGMLAIVSAHGAGQGSGGEYLLGIALALGAAFLYAVAALIIKRLTGTPPHLIALVQVSTGVLLLAPWVKLGGLPDELPALGSLVTLGIVHTGLMYVLLYSAIQRLPTALTGALSFIYPIAAILVDWVAFGHRLAPLQWLGVGLILLAAAGMQQGWWFRRFAGAAQQR; this is encoded by the coding sequence ATGGACAATTCGCTGCGCCGCGGTACCTTGGAAATGGTTGCCGCCATGCTGATCTCCGGGACCATCGGCTGGTTCGTGCTGGTGTCCGGGCAACCGGTGTTGGAGGTGGTGTTCTGGCGCTGCGTGTTCGGGGCCGGCACCTTGCTGCTGATCTGCGCGGCCATGGGCTTGCTCAAGCCCGGTGTGCTGACCCGCGCGACCTTCCTGCTGGCGGTGGCCAGTGGGGTGGCCATCGTTGGTAACTGGGTGCTGTTGTTCGCCTCCTACTCGCGGGCCTCCATCGCTATCGGCACGGCGGTGTACAACGTCCAGCCGTTTTTGCTGGTGGGGCTGGCGGCGTTGTTTCTCGGCGAAAAGATCACCCTACCCAAGCTGACCTGGCTGAGCGTGGCCTTCCTCGGCATGCTGGCCATCGTCAGCGCCCATGGCGCCGGGCAGGGCAGTGGCGGCGAGTACCTGCTGGGCATCGCCCTGGCCTTGGGCGCGGCGTTTCTCTATGCCGTGGCGGCGCTGATCATCAAGCGCCTGACAGGCACGCCACCGCACCTGATCGCGCTGGTCCAGGTGAGTACCGGTGTGTTGCTGCTGGCGCCCTGGGTGAAGCTGGGCGGGCTGCCGGACGAACTGCCGGCACTGGGCAGCCTGGTGACGCTGGGGATCGTGCATACAGGGTTAATGTATGTGTTGCTGTACAGCGCTATCCAGCGGCTACCCACGGCACTGACCGGCGCCTTGTCGTTCATCTACCCGATCGCGGCTATCCTGGTCGACTGGGTTGCCTTCGGCCATCGCCTGGCGCCACTGCAGTGGCTGGGCGTGGGGCTGATCCTGCTGGCGGCGGCGGGCATGCAGCAGGGCTGGTGGTTCCGGCGGTTCGCGGGGGCAGCACAGCAACGGTGA